Proteins encoded within one genomic window of Columba livia isolate bColLiv1 breed racing homer chromosome 1, bColLiv1.pat.W.v2, whole genome shotgun sequence:
- the GPR12 gene encoding G-protein coupled receptor 12, which produces MNEDLKVNLSWLPQDHVEASSTENASATGSSLVPVVDPEPQLLVNPWDIVLCTSGTLISCENAVVVLIIFHNPSLRAPMFLLIGSLALADLLAGIGLIINFVFAYLLQSEATKLVTIGLIVASFSASVGSLLAITVDRYLSLYYALTYNSERTVTFTYVMLILLWGASICIGLLPVMGWNCLRDESTCSVIRPLTKNNAAVLSVSFLLMFALMLQLYIQICKIVMRHAHQIALQHHFLATSHYVTTRKGVSTLAIILGTFAACWMPFTLYSLIADYTYPSIYTYATLLPATYNSIINPVIYAFRNQEIQKALWLICCGCIPSNLSQRARSPSDV; this is translated from the coding sequence ATGAATGAAGATCTGAAGGTTAATTTGAGCTGGCTGCCTCAGGATCATGTAGAAGCCAGCTCTACCGAGAATGCCTCAGCCACAGGCTCCTCCCTGGTTCCTGTCGTAGACCCAGAGCCACAGCTTTTGGTAAACCCCTGGGACATTGTCTTGTGTACTTCAGGGACCCTTATCTCCTGCGAAAATGCCGTTGTGGTTCTTATAATTTTCCATAATCCCAGTCTTCGTGCCCCCATGTTCCTCCTGATAGGCAGCCTGGCACTGGCAGATCTATTAGCGGGCATTGGATTGATCATCAATTTTGTTTTTGCATACCTTCTGCAATCAGAAGCTACGAAACTGGTTACGATTGGACTGATTGTTGCCTCTTTCTCAGCATCTGTCGGCAGCTTGCTGGCTATTACTGTTGATCGTTACCTCTCCCTGTATTACGCTTTGACTTATAATTCAGAGAGGACTGTCACTTTTACCTATGTCATGCTTATATTGCTCTGGGGAGCATCTATCTGTATTGGACTGCTACCTGTAATGGGCTGGAACTGCCTCAGAGATGAATCCACCTGCAGTGTTATCAGACCACTCACTAAAAATAATGCAGCTGTcctttcagtctctttcttGCTTATGTTCGCCCTCATGCTGCAGCTCTACATTCAAATCTGTAAAATCGTGATGCGCCATGCCCATCAGATTGCCTTGCAACACCATTTCCTGGCCACTTCCCACTATGTGACTACCCGAAAAGGAGTGTCTACTTTGGCCATTATTTTGGGGACTTTCGCTGCTTGCTGGATGCCTTTTACGCTCTATTCATTAATAGCAGATTACACCTATCCTTCTATATACACCTATGCCACCCTCCTGCCAGCTACCTACAATTCCATCATCAATCCTGTAATATATGCTTTTAGAAACCAGGAGATACAGAAAGCACTTTGGCTCATATGTTGTGGCTGTATTCCTTCTAACCTGTCTCAGAGAGCAAGATCACCCAGTGATGTTTGA